A stretch of DNA from candidate division KSB1 bacterium:
CATTGCCCGGAGCCGCGGCGTGCGCAGCGTCGTCAAATCGAAAAGCCTGACCACGGAAGAGATTCACTTGAATCATTTCCTGATCAACCAAGGCATAGAAACATTGGAAACCGATCTGGGCGAGTACATCGTCCAGCTGCTCGACCAAATTCCCTCGCATCTGACCGCGCCGGCGCTGCATTTGACGCGCCGGGACGTCGGCAGAATTTTCCATGAGAAATTGGGCGTACCGTACACGGAAGAGCCGACCGAGCTATTGGCAATTGCCCGTAGGAAACTGCGGGAAAAGTTTTTGGCTGCGGATATGGGTATCTCGGGCACAAATTTCGCCATTGCCGAAAGCGGATGCCTGGTGGTGCTGGAAAACGAAGCCAACGCGCGGCTGACTCTGACCATTCCGCGCATTCATGTCGCAGTGATGGGCCTCGAAAAGGTGATTCCCTCTTTGGATGATCTGCCGATTTTTCTCAAGCTGCTGCCGGTCAGCGCCACGGGACAGAAACAGACCGTTTACGTCAATTTCATCGACGGACCGTTGCGTCCCCGCAGCGGAGAAGGACCCAAAGAGGTGCATGTGGTCATCTTGGACAACGGCCGATCCCGCATTATGGCCGACCCGCAGCTGCGGGAGACGCTCTACTGCATTCGCTGCGGCGCCTGTCTGAACGTCTGCCCGATTTACCAACTTGTCGGCGGCCATGCCTACGGCTGGGTGTACATGGGTCCCATCGGCGCGACGCTAATCCCGCAATATTTGGGCGAACAGGAAGGGCGATACGCGCCGTACATCTCGAGCCTCTGCGGCGCCTGCCGCGAAATCTGTCCGGTCGGCATCGACATCCCGCATCATCTGCTCAAGCTGCGTCGACGCGTGGTTGCCGCAGGCCGAACGCCGAAACTCGAGCGCCTGATGCTCAAACTGTGGGCCTTTTTGGCGCAGCGGCCGTTGCTCTATCGCGCCGCCGCGCGGGTTCCGTCTTGGCTGCAAAAGCTGTATCCCAGGCCGTTTCCGGTTCCGGGCTATTTCAAAGAGCGGGCGATCGGTCGATTTGATACCAAGGGCTTTCGTCGACGGTTCTACGAATGGCGGGAAAAAAGTGAAAAGTAACAAGCAAAATAGTCCAATTGAGAATCAGCCGTCCACTAGTATCTCAGCCAGAGAAGCCATTCTACGCGCCGTCCAAAGTGCACTGCAGACCACTAAGGAGTCGGCCTTGCGTGCCAAAGCCGCCTGGGAGCCGCCGTCCGCCCCTGATTTTACCGGCGATGTGGAAGCCAAATGCAGACGCTTTATAGCTGAATTGACCGCGGTGAACGGCGAAGCAATCGAGGTCGGCGACTCGGCTGCATTAATTCAAGCCGCAGCAGATGTTTTAGAAAAGGAACATGAAACAACGCTTGCCGTCAGCGGCGGCGAGCTGGTCGAAAAAACGGCGCGGGCGCTGCAGGTCAAGGGCGTCAGGATCATTTCGCCATTGGAATCGGCAGATGAGCGTAAATCGATGTATGCTGGTGTGAAGGTTGGCCTCGTCGAAGCCGTCTATGGGGTAGCCGACACGGGAACGGTCGTCCTTTCGCCGCGGCTGCCGTCACAGTGGCCGGCGGTGCTGTCCGAAGTGCTGATCGTCATTCTGAAAAAATCCCGTCTGTTCGAGGATCATTTTGCCATGGTGCGCTTAGCCGATCGCCAAGAATACGCGGGCGTAGTTTGGATCACCGGTCCCAGCCGCACGGCCGACATCGAAAAAATACTCATCTTGGGCGCGCATGGGCCGCGCCGCTTGATTGTTCTTTTATATGACCAGGAGTAGACTCGTCGTTTCATTCGATTAATAGCGAGGTAGAACCATGAAATATCAGGATCGATTCGGCGTAAAAAAAAGTTTCGAGACCGGCAACGGTCGGGCATTTCTTTTCAGCTTGGAGGAATTGGAAAAGCGGGGCGGATTTAGCCTGTCGCGCATGCCGATCAGCATCCGCATTCTCCTCGAAGCGGTTCTGCGTCACTGCAACGGTTTCGATGTCCCCGAAGAGGCGGTCGTCAATTTGGCCAACTGGAAACCCGATGCGACGGGCTCCGGCGAGGTGCCGTTCAAACCGGCGCGGGTGCTGCTGCAGGATTTTACCGGCGTTCCGGCGGTGGTCGACTTGGCGGCCATGCGGTCGGCCATGGCGCGTCTGGGCGGCGATCCGAAAAAGATCGAGCCGCTCATTCCCTGCGACCTGGTCATCGATCACTCGGTGCAGACCGACTTTTACGGCCGACCTGATGCCCTGAAGAAAAATATGGAAATCGAGCTGCAGCGGAATTTGGAACGGTACGAGTTCCTGAAATGGGGCCAGCAGGCTTTCAAGTCGCTGCGCATTATTCCTCCCGGCGTCGGCATCATCCATCAGGTCAACTTGGAGTATCTGGCGCAGGGCGTTTTTCGCGACGGCGACGTGGTCTTTCCCGACAGCCTGGTGGGCACGGACTCTCACACCGTGATGATCAACGGGCTCGGCATTCTCGGCTGGGGTGTCGGCGGCATCGAGGCCGAGGCGGTCATGCTGGGGCAGCCGCTGTTCATGACGCCGCCGGCTGTGGTCGGCTTTCGACTCGTCGGCGAGCTGCAGCCGGGCGTAACCGCCACCGATCTGACGCTCACCGTAGTGCAGATGCTGCGCAAAAAGGGCGTTGTGGACAAATTTGTTGAGTTTTACGGTCCCGGCGTTGCCGCCATGAGTCTGCCTGACCGCGCCACCGTGGCCAATATGGCGCCCGAATACGGCGCCACCATGGGCTTTTTCCCGATCGACGAGCAGGCTCTGCTCTATCTGCGCCGCACCGGCCGACCGGAAGAGCTGGTCGATTTGGTGGAACGTTACGCCAAAGAGCAGGGACTCTTTCGCACCCAGGATTATGCGCCCGATTACTCGGATACCCTGGAGCTCGACCTGAGCACCGTCGAGCCTTCCGTAGCGGGACCCAAGCGGCCGCAGGATCGAACGCCGCTGACGCAGGTCAAGCGCTCGTTCGCCGCTTCCCTTACGGCGCCGATCAAAGAGCGCGGCTTCGAGCTGAGCAAAGAGGCCGTCCAGGCGACCGGCACGATTCGCATGAACGGCGTAGACTATCAAGTCGGACACGGATTTGTCGCCATTGCCTCCATCACCAGCTGCACGAACACCAGCAATCCCTCGGTCATGCTGGGGGCAGGCCTGTTGGCCAAGAAAGCCGTCGAGCGCGGCCTGCAGACGCCGCCTTTTGTCAAAACGAGTCTGGCGCCGGGTTCACGCGTGGTGACCGACTATCTCCAGCGCACCGGCCTGATGCCTTTTTTGGAGAAGCTCGGATTCTATGTGATCGGCTACGGCTGCGCCACCTGCATCGGCAACAGCGGACCGTTGCCGGAAGAGACGGCCAAGGTCATCGAAGAAAATCGATTGGTCGCCGTGGCCGTGCTCAGCGGCAACCGCAACTTTGAAGGCCGCGTGCATCCGTTGACGCGCGCCAACTATCTTGCGTCGCCGCCGCTGGTCGTTGCCTACGCCTTGGCGGGCAGAATCGACATAGACTTTGCCGCCGAGCCGCTGGGAAAGGACAAAGACGGCCGCCCGGTATTCTTGAAGGACATTTGGCCGACGCAGGATGAAATCGCGCAGCTGCTCGAGTCGGCATCGGATGCGCAAGCCTACCGGCGAACGTATGCCGATCTCAATGCCTTTAATCCGGCTTGGCGCGACATTCCCTCGCCGCAGGGCGACCTTTATCCCTGGCGCGACGAATCCACTTATATTCAGGAGCCGCCGTTCTTTCTCGACCTGAAGAAGGAGCCGGAGCCGATTCGTGAAATCCGCAACGCCCGTGCGTTGGCTCTTCTGGGTGATTCGGTGACCACCGATCACATTTCTCCGGCAGGCTCGATTCCCAAGAACAGCCCGGCCGCGCGCTATCTTTTGGAAAGAGGCGTTCAGCCGGCGGATTTCAATTCTTTCGGAGCGCGGCGCGGCAATGATCGGGTTATGGTGCGCGGCACTTTCGGCAACATCAGGCTGAAAAACCTCCTGGTGCCGGGCGTTGAGGGCGGCGTAACGATCCATTTGCCGGACGGCGAGCAGACGTCGATCTATGATGCGGCCATGCGCTATAAAGAAGAAGGAGTTCCGCTCATCATCCTGGCGGGCAAAGAGTACGGAACCGGCAGTTCGCGCGACTGGGCGGCAAAGGGCACGCTGCTGTTGGGAGTTCGCGCCGTCATTGCCGAAAGCTATGAGAGGATCCATCGCAGCAATTTGGTCGGCATGGGAGTTCTGCCGCTGCAGTATTTGAGCGGCGAGAATGCGGAAACGCTGGGATTGACGGGACGGGAAATCTTTACCATCGAAGCGGACGACGCCCTGCAACCGATGCAAAAAGTGCGCGTTCGGGCTGCAGGCGATGCAGGCGAAAAAATATTCGAGGTCATTGCGCGGCTCGATACGCCGGTGGATGTAGAGTATTATCGGCACGGCGGTATTCTCCCCTTCGTTTTGCGCCGCATGCTGGCCCAATAGATGAGGAAACCGACCAACCGGCGTAGTGAACTCGATAGAGAAGGCTAAAAATGAAGCCGCTGCTGTTTTGCTTGATGTTGTATCCTTGTCTGTTTTTGCGAGGCGACGAGTCGCCGGTCATTCGGGTGATGACCTTCAACATCCGCTACGGTACGGCTCCCGACGGAGAGCATCGATGGGAATTGCGCCGGCCTCTGGTCTTCGAGCTGCTGGAAGACCGTGCTCCGCACATCCTCGGCCTTCAGGAGGCACTGGACTTTCAGATCGACGAGCTGACGGCGCATTTTCCACAATATCGGGCTCTGGGGGTCGGCCGCGACGACGGCAAACGCAAAGGCGAGCATTCCGCCGTTTTGTATGACCGGCATCGGTTCGAAGCGGAGGAGAGCGGCACCTTTTGGTTTTCGGACACACCGGAGGTCCCGGGATCCAAAAGTTGGGGGAACGAGATCCCAAGAATCTGCACCTGGGCCAAGCTGCGCGATCGGCGGTGCGGCGCCGTCTTGTTTGTCTTCAACCTCCACCTCGATCATCAGTCGCAGAATTCGCGCGAGAAAAGCGTCGAACTTTTGCTTAAAAAAATCAACGAATATGCCGGCGACGAACCGGTCATTGTGCTCGGGGATTTCAACGCCGGTGAAGAAAATCCGGCAATAGAGAGACTGCTCAACGCGCGATCGCCTGAAGATGCGGTTCCATGGTTCCGCAACGCCTTTCGTCTGTGCCATCCTCACGAGAAAATGGTAGGCACATTCCACGGCTTCAGCGATCAGGCGGGCGAAGAGATGATCGATCATATCTTTGTTTCGAAAAGCTTTTCCGTAAAAACTGCCGAGATTGTCCGAGACCATCCGCCCGGCCGCTACGCTTCCGACCATTATCCGGTTACGGCAGAGCTGGAATTGAGTGATTGCAGTCATAAACCTGAAGGAGAGAAAAGATGAAACTCTGCAGGATACAGAAAATAATCTCGTTGGCGGTTTTATTGGCCGTCGGCGTCCATGCTGCAGAACGCCGCGATTTACAACTGCCCAAACTCGAGAATTATGTCATTCTCCCCTGCGATTTTCATTCACACACCGTCTTTTCGGACGGCGAAGTGTGGCCGTCGTTGCGCGTCAGAGAGGCCTGGCAGGACGGTCTTGCCGCCCTTGCGCTGACGGATCATTTGGAATACTTGCCTCATGACAAGGACATGCGGCTCGGCAACTGGGAACGAGCCTATGAGCTTGCTCTTCCCGCGGCAGAGCAGTACGGTTTGATTTTGATTAAAGGAGCAGAAATTACCCGCGCAATGCCGCCGGGGCATTTGAATGCGCTGTTTTTGAATCGCATCGAACCGCTGAACACTAAAAATTGGCGAGATGCGGTCAAGGCCGCTTTTATCCAAGGGGCATTTATTTTCTGGAACCATCCAGGTTGGACCGGCCAGCAGCCCGATGGTGTTGCGCGTTGGTATGATGAACATTCCGAGCTGTTGTCCGCGGGCATGCTGCACGGCATCGAAATCGTCAATGAAGATGAATACTATCCGGCGGTTCATCAATGGTGTCTGGAGAAAAATCTGACGATGCTGGGCAATTCGGATATTCACGGCACCACGGCTGAGCAGTACAATCGTCCGCCTGCCGATCACCGACCCATGACCTGGGTACTGGCGACAGAACGCTCGGCCGAAGCCGTTAAAAAGGCTCTCTTTGAACGGCGCACGGTCGTTTATTGGCGGGATCAGCTCATCGGCAGAGCCGATCATCTCGCTTCCATCTTTTCTGCCGCAGTGGTTCCGGAGACGTCGGTGCTCGAGCTGTCCCAAAAGGACCGCGTCCCGTTTCGACTGGTGAACACGACGGATCTTTCCTTTGAACTCACAGAGGGGGAGTGCAGCGTCGGGCTGACGGTTCCCAGATCGGTCTCGATCCCGCCGGGGAGCACGGTCATTTTGACCATACAAAAAGGTCAGGAAAAAGCGCTTCCTCAGGGGGCAGAGCTTTCCTATAAAGTCGCCAATTTGATAGTCGAGCCGGGAAAAGGGTTACCTATTAAGTGGAAAGTGCAGATTAAATAACCGCAATTTCTAAAGCAAAAAGCCCCGATCTTGGAGGATCGGGGCTTTTTTTTATTCTAAGCGGATGAATTNNNNNNNNNNGCTCTGGCCTTCGGGCGTCGAATTGTCGGCAATGGGAAAGTCGGGCCCCTTGCCGACGGTTTCCATGCGGTCGGGGGCAATCCCCTGCTCGGTCAGAAATCTTTTAACAGATTCGGCTCTACGCAACGAAAGCCATCGATTGAAGGTTTCGGGCCCGGTATTATCCGTATGCCCTTCGATGCGGACACGAACTTCGGGATGCTCCATCAAGCTTTCTGCCACTTGCTTAAGAATTGTTTGCGCCTCGGATGTAAGCTCTGCACTGCCCAAAGCGAAATTGACGCCTTTTAGAATAAGCGGCCCGCCGCCTTTTTCGGGCATTTGAATCTTCGGTTCTACAGGCGGCTCAACAGGTTTTGGGGGAGTTTGTAGTTCAGGCGAAGTTTCGATAAGTTGGGCTGCTGCCGGTTCGGGTTTCAGTTCGACAGGTTTGATCTCCTCTACAATCTGCGGTTGCGCTTTCGGTTTCTTCTTGTTCAAGTAGTAGATGGAACTGAAGCGAAATTGATAGTATTTGTCATTGACATCGTTTTCGCCGACGTTATCTTTTTTGCTGTTGATCAAATGCAGACCGCGAAATTGAAAGTCCAATGCAATTTTTTTCGTTATTTGCCATTCAAAGCCGGCTCCGAAACCGATTAGTGCATTGGTTTCCATTCCGTAAAAGCTTTTTCCCCATCGCAGTTTTCCGTTTGTCAAAACATTCCCGTCTTTGGGACCTGTTCTCGCCAAATCCCAAAAGAGTAATCCTAATTCCCCTAAAGCATAAGGCTTGACCTGGTTTGCGGGTAGGGGAGTGTATCGAATAGTCAGATCGATGGGAAAAAGAAAAGTTCGAAACGGCGAATTGGCATCAGCATAGGTTGAAGTTCCAAAGCGCGCCGGCTTAAAAGTGCCGTAACCCATTTCAATGCTGCTCATTACATAAGGAGATATCCCATAACGTCCCTCGATATGACCCGAATAACTTAGCGAGGAACGATCCGCTTTGCCGCCCCAAAGCTTAAAAATGCCAAACGCCCCACCCGCACCGTAAATGGATTGCCAATCTTGGGCAGAAAGAACTGTACACGAAAAAACCACCCAGGACGCCAACACCTTGTGTTTCATACCCACCTCTTACCTTGATGAGTGATATTAGTTGGAAAACTTTTGAACTTTCCCGCCTTTCGCTAATGCATCTAACTTGCAGCTTGAAAAAATTATTTCATACTAAGCCTTCTTTTTTCAAAGTCGCGAGCTACTTTTGCCATTTCCAGTTTCCGTTTTCCC
This window harbors:
- a CDS encoding lactate utilization protein; this encodes MKSNKQNSPIENQPSTSISAREAILRAVQSALQTTKESALRAKAAWEPPSAPDFTGDVEAKCRRFIAELTAVNGEAIEVGDSAALIQAAADVLEKEHETTLAVSGGELVEKTARALQVKGVRIISPLESADERKSMYAGVKVGLVEAVYGVADTGTVVLSPRLPSQWPAVLSEVLIVILKKSRLFEDHFAMVRLADRQEYAGVVWITGPSRTADIEKILILGAHGPRRLIVLLYDQE
- a CDS encoding Sb-PDE family phosphodiesterase, which translates into the protein MKLCRIQKIISLAVLLAVGVHAAERRDLQLPKLENYVILPCDFHSHTVFSDGEVWPSLRVREAWQDGLAALALTDHLEYLPHDKDMRLGNWERAYELALPAAEQYGLILIKGAEITRAMPPGHLNALFLNRIEPLNTKNWRDAVKAAFIQGAFIFWNHPGWTGQQPDGVARWYDEHSELLSAGMLHGIEIVNEDEYYPAVHQWCLEKNLTMLGNSDIHGTTAEQYNRPPADHRPMTWVLATERSAEAVKKALFERRTVVYWRDQLIGRADHLASIFSAAVVPETSVLELSQKDRVPFRLVNTTDLSFELTEGECSVGLTVPRSVSIPPGSTVILTIQKGQEKALPQGAELSYKVANLIVEPGKGLPIKWKVQIK
- a CDS encoding lactate utilization protein encodes the protein IARSRGVRSVVKSKSLTTEEIHLNHFLINQGIETLETDLGEYIVQLLDQIPSHLTAPALHLTRRDVGRIFHEKLGVPYTEEPTELLAIARRKLREKFLAADMGISGTNFAIAESGCLVVLENEANARLTLTIPRIHVAVMGLEKVIPSLDDLPIFLKLLPVSATGQKQTVYVNFIDGPLRPRSGEGPKEVHVVILDNGRSRIMADPQLRETLYCIRCGACLNVCPIYQLVGGHAYGWVYMGPIGATLIPQYLGEQEGRYAPYISSLCGACREICPVGIDIPHHLLKLRRRVVAAGRTPKLERLMLKLWAFLAQRPLLYRAAARVPSWLQKLYPRPFPVPGYFKERAIGRFDTKGFRRRFYEWREKSEK
- the acnA gene encoding aconitate hydratase AcnA, whose protein sequence is MKYQDRFGVKKSFETGNGRAFLFSLEELEKRGGFSLSRMPISIRILLEAVLRHCNGFDVPEEAVVNLANWKPDATGSGEVPFKPARVLLQDFTGVPAVVDLAAMRSAMARLGGDPKKIEPLIPCDLVIDHSVQTDFYGRPDALKKNMEIELQRNLERYEFLKWGQQAFKSLRIIPPGVGIIHQVNLEYLAQGVFRDGDVVFPDSLVGTDSHTVMINGLGILGWGVGGIEAEAVMLGQPLFMTPPAVVGFRLVGELQPGVTATDLTLTVVQMLRKKGVVDKFVEFYGPGVAAMSLPDRATVANMAPEYGATMGFFPIDEQALLYLRRTGRPEELVDLVERYAKEQGLFRTQDYAPDYSDTLELDLSTVEPSVAGPKRPQDRTPLTQVKRSFAASLTAPIKERGFELSKEAVQATGTIRMNGVDYQVGHGFVAIASITSCTNTSNPSVMLGAGLLAKKAVERGLQTPPFVKTSLAPGSRVVTDYLQRTGLMPFLEKLGFYVIGYGCATCIGNSGPLPEETAKVIEENRLVAVAVLSGNRNFEGRVHPLTRANYLASPPLVVAYALAGRIDIDFAAEPLGKDKDGRPVFLKDIWPTQDEIAQLLESASDAQAYRRTYADLNAFNPAWRDIPSPQGDLYPWRDESTYIQEPPFFLDLKKEPEPIREIRNARALALLGDSVTTDHISPAGSIPKNSPAARYLLERGVQPADFNSFGARRGNDRVMVRGTFGNIRLKNLLVPGVEGGVTIHLPDGEQTSIYDAAMRYKEEGVPLIILAGKEYGTGSSRDWAAKGTLLLGVRAVIAESYERIHRSNLVGMGVLPLQYLSGENAETLGLTGREIFTIEADDALQPMQKVRVRAAGDAGEKIFEVIARLDTPVDVEYYRHGGILPFVLRRMLAQ
- a CDS encoding OmpA family protein, yielding MKHKVLASWVVFSCTVLSAQDWQSIYGAGGAFGIFKLWGGKADRSSLSYSGHIEGRYGISPYVMSSIEMGYGTFKPARFGTSTYADANSPFRTFLFPIDLTIRYTPLPANQVKPYALGELGLLFWDLARTGPKDGNVLTNGKLRWGKSFYGMETNALIGFGAGFEWQITKKIALDFQFRGLHLINSKKDNVGENDVNDKYYQFRFSSIYYLNKKKPKAQPQIVEEIKPVELKPEPAAAQLIETSPELQTPPKPVEPPVEPKIQMPEKGGGPLILKGVNFALGSAELTSEAQTILKQVAESLMEHPEVRVRIEGHTDNTGPETFNRWLSLRRAESVKRFLTEQGIAPDRMETVGKGPDFPIADNSTPEGQS
- a CDS encoding endonuclease/exonuclease/phosphatase family protein codes for the protein MKPLLFCLMLYPCLFLRGDESPVIRVMTFNIRYGTAPDGEHRWELRRPLVFELLEDRAPHILGLQEALDFQIDELTAHFPQYRALGVGRDDGKRKGEHSAVLYDRHRFEAEESGTFWFSDTPEVPGSKSWGNEIPRICTWAKLRDRRCGAVLFVFNLHLDHQSQNSREKSVELLLKKINEYAGDEPVIVLGDFNAGEENPAIERLLNARSPEDAVPWFRNAFRLCHPHEKMVGTFHGFSDQAGEEMIDHIFVSKSFSVKTAEIVRDHPPGRYASDHYPVTAELELSDCSHKPEGEKR